Proteins from a genomic interval of Nostoc sp. TCL240-02:
- a CDS encoding CHAT domain-containing protein: MTVETRKKEKADGAWSADARWGDKNNPVPRYDIKLRYGTASKTDNSSNHPKASTQDNSSNSQQSIFGGNIQVGGNITVGNITQNNHSGIISQPVKRTILILASSPTYTARLRLDKEVREIDEGLRRAQQREKFSLQQRWAVRTNDLRRALLDFNPQIVYFCGHGSGDQGLVLENDAGNAQLVPTNALASLFKLFAKEGVECVVLNACYAEVQAQVISQHINYVVGMSDEISDDAALKFAVGFYDALGAGRSYEDAYEFGCNAIALEGIPEELTPVLKKRLISNV; encoded by the coding sequence ATGACGGTTGAGACACGCAAAAAAGAAAAAGCTGATGGTGCATGGTCTGCGGATGCTCGTTGGGGCGATAAAAATAATCCAGTGCCAAGGTATGATATCAAATTGCGATATGGAACTGCCAGCAAAACTGATAATTCTTCCAATCACCCAAAAGCTTCAACGCAAGATAATAGTTCTAATTCTCAACAAAGTATTTTTGGTGGCAATATCCAAGTTGGTGGTAATATAACTGTTGGCAACATTACACAAAATAACCATTCCGGCATAATAAGCCAACCTGTGAAGCGCACAATATTAATTCTTGCATCCAGCCCTACTTACACAGCAAGATTGCGTTTAGACAAAGAAGTGCGAGAAATTGATGAAGGCTTACGACGGGCGCAGCAGAGAGAAAAGTTTTCATTGCAGCAACGTTGGGCTGTTCGCACGAATGATTTGCGCCGTGCATTGTTAGACTTTAACCCACAAATTGTTTACTTCTGTGGGCATGGTTCTGGTGATCAAGGATTAGTCTTGGAAAACGATGCAGGCAACGCACAACTTGTGCCAACTAATGCTTTGGCCAGCTTATTTAAGTTGTTTGCTAAGGAAGGTGTAGAATGCGTTGTGCTAAATGCTTGTTATGCCGAAGTGCAAGCACAGGTTATTTCCCAGCATATTAATTATGTGGTTGGCATGAGCGATGAAATTAGCGATGACGCAGCACTTAAGTTTGCAGTTGGTTTTTACGACGCGCTTGGTGCGGGTCGGTCGTATGAGGATGCTTACGAATTCGGCTGTAATGCGATCGCCTTAGAAGGAATTCCTGAAGAACTGACTCCTGTTTTAAAAAAAAGACTGATTAGTAACGTCTAA